The Streptomyces cynarae genome contains a region encoding:
- a CDS encoding DNRLRE domain-containing protein, translated as MPSRLGIPRRRPPRLLSRHWSLRVVGTLVLSLTAQAAATVSGTGQAVADNLKWQQSAQKHIPQGKTRAKANGPLTASDLASAIATARLRKRKVEILDELTAQTTTWANPDGSLTTNSYAAPVRFKRNKAWVDVNTTLQAAADGTVAPKAQPDGLRLADGGKNAVLAVQGTGRHKVAVGWKGTLPKPSLHGDTARYSDVTPGTDVTVQATRTGFEENVVLKSRPAAGYSVTIPVSAKGLTAKQAKNGSITFTDAAGKVAGRIPAPAMWDAKVDAKSLEHTHRMRVSMSMKQSGDTVDLTLTPDAKFLADPATRYPVTVDPSATLSTVLDTFVENTDATAEYLSTDLKLGTYDAGTDVARSFLQFPVSQLDNTKILSSSLNLYEYWSGNCVQNSWELWQTGAAGSGTLWSNQPAWTTKYATTTQTKGYPSSCGGSIPAGWVSIDPTTLLQYAGDHGYSYSNMGIRATNETDSNSWKRFYSANAPSNVPYLSVTYNSYPMTSAPTAAPGVSAVSGSTTTLYSNTTTPQLQATVTDADGGNVMSQWNVYDTTGGGNTQVIANLNGSWTDSGGISSATVPAGKLVDGHTYTAWPWGYDGSLWARQTVPKGLVFTVDTTKPGAPAVSSTDYPSGAWANGAGQAGNFTITPPASGTDTSGVVWQLDANMPTTTATTGSAVTVSVTPPTDGSHTLTVATRDLAGNLSSSTTYQFNAGAGAVTAPEDGTRTDKRVTLAAAGPGTAQSVTFQYRRSATDAWTTVPVANVTNGGNPVSAWPVNMVGGASPSLLWDVASTLGDDGSVQVRGEFATGSGTYDSSAVTFTLDRLSSQSATSQVGPGTVNLSTGDYSLSATDASAFGISVGRSSSSRNPSNGSLTGLAAPFGPQWTMGDVTANAATAYTEIRPVTSTAVQLVLADGSEVAFTKNSDGSWTPEPGRESYALSYNSSADKYTLTDDNGTVTVFAKSASTAGVWTVATTTPTGSGNASLYRFDAVTQGGATLMRPARIAAPTSAVSDLNASCLTPATPAVGCRVLEVDYASATTATGTTNGTFGDYSGQADQIVLWATDPADGTETSTVVAQYAYDSSGMLRQVWDPRISPHLVTSYSYDTTGRVTTLTPPGRLPWTFAYGTAGTDGDSNAGRLLSASRPTLAPGTASTTNGTATTNLVYDVPLTTGAGGPDAMGTSDVAAWAQSDVPTDATAVFPPDQTPASHTGAGNLATGDYTRATVHYLDVSGREVNTAAPGGHITTTEYDGDGKTVRELSASNRELALAASSNAELVTLGLSSMTTAQRATALSTQYVYDASGLDETDTYGPTHQVTLQHAVTASGSSAALAAGTAVAARAHIHNTFDEGRPTDGSANVADEITTTVTGISIPGYASDADTRTVKTYYDWTLGKPVRSVTDPNGLAITTTKAYNSQGATTSTSLPASSGSDAGTTTTSYYTATGSAPCGGHPDWADLVCQTGPAANITGGGSNPAQRVTSTTTYDMYGTVATVTETANGVTRTTTTSHDSADRPVQVTITGGVGQAVQTTTTDYDPGSGQESSTSGTDGRSVSQAYDQLGRLMSSTDADGNTAATQYDALDRPTKVTDSAPSTTTYTYDTAQDPRGLLTSQNDSNAGTFTAGYDADGNLVTEAMPGSVTMQQTLDTTGRTTARSYTDSSGNVLVSDQATFSASGQQAGHALSTSGGLGVDDSYGYDAAGRLTSVAETAIQGQAKTCTQRTYAFDADSNRTSLTSAVGTTTLDGSTPSCPTSGGTATTYSYDSADRLVTSGYTYDAFGRTTAEPGGTTTAYYVNDLVYQQTKGTGRSTWLTDPTGRIRAYTTESDTTGTWTQTASRTNHYDGSSSAPSWTVENTTSGAYTRQIADITGDLGASYSSSNGDITLQLSDLHGDITMSLPINDAGASVTVTATDEYGNPIATTPSTRYDWLGSKEVSSETPTEDVLMGARLYNPALGRFLSVDPVPGGGANDYVYCSGDPVNCTDLSGRYDDGNIAQSTSAERHWCYWPWHWRICSYIAADAYAARSEATYLFGSVNGRSYGDAFQHILWMALLSYDVGAGTARAAGQRHEDFSGNDSRYMALHNNNIGIEVGEVMHYYHYSRGGRAFARTVVWWSWLEACYGDAYVPRYVGYQARVCYG; from the coding sequence ATGCCCAGTCGGCTTGGGATTCCCCGGCGAAGACCACCCAGATTGCTGTCCCGGCACTGGAGTCTGCGCGTCGTAGGCACGCTGGTCCTCTCGCTCACCGCACAGGCGGCGGCGACGGTGAGCGGGACAGGACAGGCAGTCGCGGACAATCTCAAATGGCAACAATCGGCGCAGAAGCACATCCCACAAGGGAAAACGCGGGCAAAGGCCAACGGCCCGCTCACCGCTTCCGACCTCGCCTCGGCGATCGCCACGGCGCGACTGCGCAAGCGCAAGGTCGAGATCCTGGACGAGTTGACCGCCCAGACGACGACCTGGGCCAACCCTGACGGTTCGCTGACCACCAACTCCTACGCCGCACCGGTCCGGTTCAAGCGGAACAAGGCGTGGGTCGACGTGAACACCACGCTCCAGGCGGCCGCTGACGGCACGGTCGCTCCCAAGGCGCAGCCGGACGGTCTGCGACTGGCGGACGGCGGCAAGAACGCCGTTCTCGCCGTGCAGGGCACGGGCAGGCACAAGGTCGCGGTGGGCTGGAAGGGCACACTGCCCAAGCCCTCCCTGCACGGCGACACCGCCCGGTACTCCGACGTCACACCGGGCACGGACGTGACCGTCCAGGCGACGCGGACCGGCTTCGAGGAGAACGTCGTCCTGAAGTCCCGTCCGGCGGCCGGTTATTCGGTCACCATCCCGGTCTCCGCCAAAGGTCTGACCGCCAAGCAGGCGAAGAACGGATCGATCACTTTCACCGACGCGGCCGGGAAGGTCGCCGGACGCATCCCCGCACCGGCGATGTGGGACGCCAAGGTCGACGCCAAGTCGCTGGAACACACCCACCGCATGCGGGTGTCCATGTCGATGAAGCAGTCCGGCGACACGGTGGACCTCACCCTCACCCCGGACGCGAAGTTCCTGGCCGACCCTGCGACCCGGTACCCGGTCACCGTCGATCCCTCCGCAACTCTGTCCACCGTGCTGGACACGTTCGTGGAGAACACCGACGCCACGGCCGAGTACCTGTCGACCGACCTGAAGCTGGGCACCTACGACGCGGGAACCGATGTCGCCCGCTCCTTCCTGCAGTTCCCGGTCTCCCAGCTGGACAACACCAAGATCCTGTCCTCGTCGCTGAACCTGTACGAGTACTGGTCCGGCAACTGTGTGCAGAACTCCTGGGAGTTGTGGCAGACCGGCGCCGCCGGCTCCGGCACCCTCTGGTCGAACCAGCCGGCGTGGACGACGAAGTACGCCACCACCACCCAGACCAAGGGGTACCCGTCCTCCTGCGGAGGTTCCATACCGGCCGGCTGGGTGTCGATCGATCCCACCACGCTGCTGCAGTACGCGGGTGACCACGGCTACAGCTACTCCAACATGGGCATCCGGGCGACCAACGAGACCGACTCCAACAGCTGGAAGCGGTTCTACTCGGCCAACGCGCCCAGCAACGTGCCGTATCTGTCGGTGACGTACAACTCGTACCCGATGACCTCCGCGCCGACGGCGGCACCCGGTGTCTCCGCGGTCTCCGGATCCACCACCACCCTGTACAGCAACACCACCACCCCGCAGCTGCAGGCCACGGTGACGGACGCCGACGGCGGCAACGTCATGTCCCAGTGGAACGTCTACGACACCACGGGAGGCGGCAACACTCAGGTCATCGCGAACCTCAACGGCTCCTGGACGGACTCGGGCGGCATCTCCAGCGCCACCGTGCCCGCCGGCAAGCTGGTGGACGGCCACACCTACACGGCCTGGCCGTGGGGATACGACGGCTCGCTGTGGGCCCGGCAGACCGTGCCGAAAGGCCTGGTCTTCACCGTCGACACCACCAAGCCGGGTGCGCCGGCGGTCTCCTCGACCGACTACCCCTCCGGAGCGTGGGCGAACGGAGCCGGCCAGGCCGGCAACTTCACCATCACTCCGCCCGCCTCCGGCACCGACACCTCCGGCGTGGTCTGGCAGTTGGACGCGAACATGCCGACGACCACCGCGACCACCGGCAGCGCGGTGACGGTGTCGGTCACCCCGCCGACCGACGGTTCGCACACCCTCACCGTCGCCACCCGGGACCTGGCGGGCAACCTCTCCTCATCGACGACCTACCAGTTCAACGCGGGCGCGGGAGCCGTGACCGCGCCTGAGGACGGCACCCGTACCGACAAGCGGGTCACCCTGGCCGCGGCCGGGCCCGGCACCGCGCAGTCGGTGACCTTCCAGTACCGGCGCTCGGCCACCGATGCGTGGACCACGGTCCCGGTCGCGAATGTGACCAACGGCGGCAACCCCGTCTCCGCCTGGCCGGTCAACATGGTCGGCGGGGCCTCTCCGTCCCTGCTGTGGGATGTCGCCTCCACTCTTGGCGACGACGGGTCCGTGCAGGTCCGCGGCGAGTTCGCCACGGGTTCCGGGACCTATGACTCCTCGGCGGTCACCTTCACCCTGGACCGGTTGTCCTCGCAGTCGGCGACCTCTCAGGTCGGCCCCGGGACGGTGAACCTGTCGACGGGCGACTACTCGCTGTCGGCCACCGATGCGTCGGCATTCGGCATCTCGGTCGGCCGCAGCAGCTCCTCCCGGAACCCTTCCAACGGATCGCTGACCGGACTGGCCGCCCCTTTCGGACCGCAGTGGACCATGGGCGACGTCACCGCCAACGCGGCAACGGCCTACACCGAGATCCGCCCGGTGACCTCCACCGCAGTCCAGCTCGTGCTGGCGGACGGCAGCGAGGTGGCCTTCACCAAGAACAGCGACGGATCCTGGACGCCTGAGCCCGGCCGGGAGTCGTACGCCCTCAGCTACAACAGCTCGGCGGACAAGTACACGCTCACCGACGACAACGGCACCGTGACGGTGTTCGCCAAGTCGGCGAGCACCGCCGGGGTGTGGACGGTGGCCACGACCACGCCGACCGGTTCGGGCAACGCCAGCCTGTACCGCTTCGACGCCGTGACCCAGGGCGGCGCCACCCTGATGCGGCCGGCCCGGATCGCCGCACCCACCTCCGCGGTCTCCGACCTGAACGCCTCGTGCCTGACCCCGGCCACCCCCGCTGTCGGCTGCCGTGTGCTGGAAGTCGACTACGCGTCGGCCACCACGGCCACCGGCACGACCAACGGCACCTTCGGCGACTACTCGGGCCAGGCCGACCAGATCGTCCTGTGGGCCACCGACCCCGCCGACGGCACCGAGACCTCCACGGTCGTGGCCCAGTACGCATACGACTCGAGCGGCATGCTGCGCCAGGTCTGGGACCCCCGGATCAGCCCCCACCTGGTCACTTCCTACTCCTACGACACCACCGGCCGGGTCACCACGCTGACGCCGCCCGGCCGGCTTCCGTGGACGTTCGCCTACGGAACCGCGGGCACCGACGGCGACAGCAACGCCGGCCGGCTGCTCTCCGCCTCCCGGCCGACCCTGGCCCCCGGTACCGCGTCGACCACCAACGGCACCGCCACCACGAACCTGGTGTACGACGTGCCGCTGACCACCGGCGCGGGCGGCCCCGACGCCATGGGGACCTCGGACGTGGCGGCATGGGCGCAGAGCGACGTGCCCACCGACGCGACCGCGGTCTTCCCACCCGACCAGACCCCGGCGTCCCACACCGGAGCGGGAAACCTGGCCACCGGCGACTACACCCGGGCCACCGTGCACTACCTCGACGTCTCGGGACGTGAGGTCAACACCGCCGCACCGGGCGGCCACATCACCACCACCGAGTACGACGGGGACGGCAAGACCGTCCGTGAACTGTCCGCGTCCAACCGCGAACTGGCCCTCGCGGCAAGCTCCAACGCCGAGCTGGTCACCCTGGGCCTGTCCTCGATGACCACCGCCCAGCGCGCGACAGCCCTGTCCACCCAGTACGTCTACGACGCGAGCGGTCTCGACGAGACCGACACCTACGGGCCGACCCACCAGGTCACCCTGCAGCACGCGGTCACGGCTTCCGGATCGTCCGCCGCGCTCGCCGCGGGCACCGCGGTGGCGGCACGGGCCCACATCCACAACACCTTCGACGAGGGCCGGCCCACCGACGGCAGCGCCAACGTCGCCGACGAGATCACCACGACGGTCACCGGCATCAGCATCCCGGGATACGCCTCGGACGCCGACACCCGCACCGTGAAGACCTACTACGACTGGACCCTCGGCAAGCCGGTCAGGTCGGTCACCGACCCGAACGGTCTGGCCATCACCACGACCAAGGCGTACAACAGCCAGGGGGCGACGACCTCGACGTCCCTGCCCGCCTCCAGCGGTTCGGACGCCGGAACGACCACGACCAGCTACTACACGGCCACCGGCTCGGCTCCCTGCGGCGGTCACCCGGACTGGGCGGACCTCGTCTGCCAGACCGGGCCGGCCGCGAACATCACCGGCGGCGGCTCCAACCCGGCCCAGCGGGTGACCTCCACGACCACCTACGACATGTACGGAACGGTCGCCACCGTCACCGAGACCGCGAACGGCGTCACCCGGACCACCACCACCTCGCACGACAGCGCCGACCGCCCGGTCCAGGTGACGATCACCGGCGGGGTCGGCCAAGCGGTGCAGACCACCACCACCGACTACGACCCGGGCAGCGGCCAGGAGTCGTCGACCAGTGGCACCGACGGGCGCAGCGTCAGCCAGGCCTACGACCAGCTCGGCCGGCTGATGAGCTCGACCGACGCCGACGGCAACACCGCGGCCACCCAGTACGACGCGCTGGACCGGCCCACCAAGGTGACCGACTCCGCCCCGTCCACGACCACCTACACCTACGACACCGCGCAGGACCCGCGCGGCCTGCTCACCTCCCAGAACGACTCCAACGCCGGTACCTTCACGGCCGGTTACGACGCCGACGGCAACCTGGTCACCGAGGCCATGCCCGGCTCGGTCACGATGCAGCAGACCCTGGACACCACGGGCCGTACCACCGCCCGAAGTTACACCGACTCGTCGGGCAACGTGCTGGTCAGCGACCAGGCGACATTCTCCGCGAGCGGGCAGCAGGCCGGCCACGCGCTGTCCACCTCGGGCGGGCTCGGCGTCGACGACAGCTACGGCTACGACGCGGCCGGGCGGCTCACCTCGGTGGCCGAGACGGCGATCCAGGGCCAGGCGAAGACCTGCACGCAGCGGACCTACGCCTTCGACGCCGACTCCAACCGCACCTCACTGACCAGCGCCGTGGGCACAACAACCCTCGACGGCTCCACCCCGAGCTGCCCCACCAGCGGCGGCACGGCGACCACCTACAGCTACGACAGCGCGGACCGGCTGGTCACCAGCGGATACACCTACGACGCCTTCGGCCGCACCACGGCCGAACCAGGCGGCACCACCACCGCCTACTACGTCAACGACCTCGTCTACCAGCAGACCAAGGGCACCGGCAGGTCCACCTGGCTGACCGACCCGACAGGCCGCATCCGGGCCTACACCACCGAGTCCGACACCACCGGCACCTGGACGCAGACCGCGTCGAGGACCAACCACTACGACGGCTCCTCCAGCGCTCCCTCCTGGACCGTCGAGAACACCACATCGGGCGCCTACACCCGCCAGATCGCCGACATCACCGGGGATCTGGGTGCCAGCTACTCCTCGTCGAACGGCGACATCACCCTGCAACTCAGCGATCTGCACGGGGACATCACCATGTCCCTGCCGATCAACGACGCGGGCGCGTCGGTGACCGTGACGGCCACCGACGAGTACGGCAACCCGATCGCCACCACACCCAGCACCCGCTACGACTGGCTCGGCAGCAAGGAGGTCTCCAGCGAGACGCCCACCGAGGACGTACTGATGGGCGCGCGGCTCTACAACCCGGCACTCGGGCGCTTCCTGTCGGTCGACCCCGTACCGGGCGGCGGCGCCAACGACTACGTCTACTGCTCGGGTGACCCGGTCAACTGCACCGACCTGAGCGGGAGGTACGACGACGGCAACATCGCGCAGAGCACTTCGGCCGAGCGGCACTGGTGCTACTGGCCCTGGCACTGGCGGATCTGCTCCTACATCGCAGCGGACGCCTACGCCGCACGCTCCGAGGCCACGTATCTCTTCGGCAGCGTGAACGGCCGCAGCTACGGCGATGCCTTCCAGCACATCCTGTGGATGGCACTCCTCTCCTACGATGTGGGGGCGGGAACCGCACGCGCCGCGGGACAACGCCATGAGGACTTCTCCGGCAACGATTCCAGATACATGGCGCTGCACAACAACAACATCGGCATCGAAGTCGGCGAGGTCATGCACTACTACCACTATTCGCGCGGCGGGCGGGCATTCGCCCGGACCGTTGTCTGGTGGTCGTGGCTGGAGGCCTGCTACGGGGACGCCTATGTGCCGCGTTATGTCGGTTACCAGGCGAGGGTTTGCTATGGGTGA
- a CDS encoding DUF4041 domain-containing protein — translation MSAVGVSADATPMPGQAADVHGALTAPPGPTYADLVVGAESSALPQVPIPPARRGGLFGRRRRDETQEIEQLRAWVARTQGMDAVQVLDALRLAREETAALREAAEADAEQIRQSAREEVKKQKEEAKKASKDAELARKETERIRQETYQAGNRLAELQAQVVTTDETAMLQQVGIYAYRHQLQDAIAYRSQLETLQAHIKALARTDQAVLAAQDWTVNGSASAGRKMVRDFSKLMLRAYNAEADYAVRSMRPHRLNSLIDRLYKSRETIAKLGATMNIRISDAYHDARVRELQLTADFLQKKEEEKEAQREVRAREKEEAAAQRELEREREKLQKELSHYQAALERLRERGDTDAVAEMEVRLAEIEESLSSVEARAANVRAGYVYVISNIGAFGERMVKIGMTRRLEPLERVYELSGASVPFRFDVHALIFSKDAVGLEFQLHQEFADHRVNRVNTRKEFFRVTPADVRDALQRYAGQHLVEFTEEPQALEWRASQPG, via the coding sequence GTGAGTGCTGTAGGCGTCAGCGCTGACGCCACGCCAATGCCTGGCCAGGCTGCGGATGTCCATGGCGCGCTGACCGCGCCGCCCGGCCCGACATACGCCGACCTGGTCGTTGGTGCAGAGTCCTCCGCACTCCCGCAGGTGCCCATTCCGCCTGCTCGCCGCGGTGGCCTGTTCGGCAGACGTCGCCGCGACGAGACCCAAGAGATCGAACAGCTGCGAGCCTGGGTGGCGCGTACGCAGGGCATGGACGCCGTGCAGGTCCTCGATGCCCTGCGTCTGGCGCGAGAGGAAACCGCTGCTTTGCGCGAAGCTGCGGAAGCCGATGCAGAGCAGATCCGGCAGAGCGCTCGCGAAGAGGTTAAGAAGCAGAAAGAAGAAGCGAAAAAGGCTTCCAAGGACGCCGAGCTTGCCCGGAAGGAGACGGAGAGGATTCGGCAGGAAACCTATCAGGCCGGAAACCGCCTTGCCGAACTGCAGGCTCAGGTTGTCACCACCGACGAAACAGCCATGCTTCAGCAGGTCGGAATCTACGCCTACCGGCATCAGCTGCAGGATGCCATTGCCTACCGCTCTCAATTGGAGACACTGCAGGCCCATATCAAGGCGCTTGCGCGAACCGACCAAGCAGTGCTCGCCGCTCAGGACTGGACTGTCAACGGATCTGCCAGCGCCGGGCGCAAGATGGTACGGGACTTCTCGAAACTCATGCTCAGGGCGTACAACGCCGAGGCGGATTACGCGGTGCGCTCCATGCGCCCCCACCGTCTGAACTCCCTGATTGACCGCCTCTACAAGAGTCGGGAGACAATCGCCAAGCTCGGGGCGACCATGAACATCCGTATTTCGGACGCCTACCACGACGCCCGCGTGCGTGAGCTGCAACTGACTGCGGACTTCCTTCAGAAGAAGGAGGAGGAGAAGGAAGCTCAGCGGGAGGTCCGAGCGCGCGAGAAGGAAGAGGCCGCTGCGCAACGGGAGTTGGAACGCGAGCGGGAGAAGCTGCAAAAGGAGCTGAGCCACTACCAGGCCGCTTTGGAGCGACTCCGGGAACGTGGGGACACCGACGCGGTAGCGGAGATGGAAGTGAGGCTGGCAGAGATCGAGGAGTCCCTCAGTTCCGTCGAGGCGCGTGCCGCCAATGTCCGCGCTGGGTATGTATACGTGATCTCCAACATCGGCGCCTTCGGGGAGCGGATGGTCAAGATCGGGATGACGCGACGCCTGGAACCACTGGAGCGCGTTTACGAGCTGAGCGGTGCATCAGTGCCGTTCCGGTTCGATGTCCACGCACTGATCTTCAGCAAAGACGCGGTCGGCCTGGAGTTCCAGCTGCATCAGGAGTTCGCGGACCATCGAGTCAACCGCGTCAACACCCGAAAGGAGTTCTTCCGCGTCACCCCGGCGGATGTGCGCGATGCGCTCCAGCGGTACGCCGGCCAGCACCTTGTCGAGTTCACGGAAGAGCCTCAGGCCCTGGAGTGGCGCGCCAGCCAGCCGGGCTGA